One stretch of Argiope bruennichi chromosome 3, qqArgBrue1.1, whole genome shotgun sequence DNA includes these proteins:
- the LOC129962741 gene encoding zinc finger protein Xfin-like translates to MEDKSELIPSTTKIGLSTENELPFCGVCSVQFPSKESFDTHYEQNHLVEKLRCENCNKAFSSKFLFEKHSKKHNCKMKNKMASCDFGDLQISVGNKIIDRKRSTVEKSFECGVCKKSFSSNSNLLNHIQKHNGDKKYVCHICQKKFMQNVYLKRHLRTHTGERPYTCEECFRCFAKRAQLNIHSRIHTGEMPYSCDICSKKFRHVGSLKYHSFFVHTEAGRLQLLSCNVCGTRFKEKRALLRHELRHKTISNPSPSQINNSPVDCIQDDIKPACVSKEELCRFQDNLKPQADIHPEHKPYVCHTCQQCFPNEKSFQEHSDAHTNKVIPVISSSFSYDINSGGENLQLDYHNRAEEKFICNICDEQFDNSDGLKIHFKIHTEQKYSVCEVCQLCFFDEDALRNHQNIEKCVYFYTCKLCGEKFVDKKELEVHCKTHEHFANETTFPDSLKKLNHLVQHCTTPSNASVESNVLERSWSFNDNRIEKDCSSVNDFPSNCESNKNYTIENGIKQHNVLFNKKESNICALCRKNFDQKLELEAHICKSEKKSIFYEALKSNQVKGYICSLCLKCFIHFHTFQHHMFEHAKQHECKTCGKLFFTADSLEAHCLQSHKPPMHPCIVCKEKFISKNDLIAHCFSHLGSGEYFICGLCKQCFKGREDLQKHSPCFTNTGTS, encoded by the coding sequence ATGGAGGATAAATCTGAGTTGATTCCATCCACTACTAAAATCGGGCTGTCTACAGAAAATGAATTACCATTTTGTGGTGTATGTAGCGTACAGTTTCCATCGAAAGAAAGCTTTGACACACACTATGAACAAAATCATTTAGTAGAGAAGCTTAGATGTGAAAATTGCAATAAAGCTTTCAGCAGCAAATTTCTCTTTGAAAAGCATTCTAAAAAGCATAATTGCAAGATGAAGAACAAAATGGCATCTTGTGACTTTGGCGACTTACAGATTTctgttggaaataaaataattgaccgcAAGAGATCAACCGTTGAAAAATCATTCGAATGTGGTGTCTGCAAGAAAAGTTTTTCCTCTAACTCTAATCTCCTGAATCATATTCAGAAACATAATGGTGATAAAAAGTATGTTTGTCATATATGCCAgaagaaatttatgcaaaatgtttACCTAAAACGACATTTACGCACCCACACTGGAGAAAGACCATATACCTGTGAAGAATGCTTCAGATGTTTTGCCAAACGGGCTCAATTAAACATCCACAGTCGTATCCATACCGGTGAGATGCCATATTCCTGTGatatttgttctaaaaaattTAGGCATGTAGGGTCATTAAAATATCATAGTTTCTTTGTTCATACTGAAGCTGGACGTCTTCAGTTACTTTCATGCAATGTGTGCGGCACTCGTTTTAAGGAAAAACGTGCTTTATTGAGGCATGAATTAAGGCATAAGACAATTTCTAATCCGAGCCCTTCTCAGATTAACAATTCACCCGTGGATTGCATCCAAGACGATATTAAGCCTGCTTGTGTTTCCAAAGAAGAGCTGTGTagatttcaagataatttaaaaccTCAAGCTGATATTCATCCAGAGCATAAACCATACGTATGCCATACTTGTCAGCAATGTTTTCctaatgaaaaatcatttcaagAACACAGTGATGCtcatacaaataaagtaattccGGTTATATCATCGTCTTTTTCCTATGATATAAATTCAGGTGGAGAAAATCTTCAGCTCGATTATCATAATCGtgcagaagaaaaatttatctgTAATATTTGTGACGAGCAATTTGATAACTCAGatggtttaaaaattcatttcaaaatacacacagaacaaaaatattctgtatgCGAAGTATGCCAATTATGTTTTTTTGACGAAGATGCTCTTCGTAATCATCAGAATatcgaaaaatgtgtttatttttatacttgtaaGCTCTGCGGTGAAAAATTCGTTGATAAAAAAGAACTTGAAGTACATTGTAAGACACATGAACATTTCGCAAATGAAACTACCTTTCCCGATTCTTTAAAGAAGCTTAATCATTTAGTTCAACATTGCACAACGCCTTCCAATGCGAGCGTTGAAAGTAACGTACTTGAAAGAAGTTGGAGTTTTAATGACAATCGTATTGAAAAGGACTGTAGTTCTGTTAACGATTTTCCTTCTAActgtgaatcaaataaaaattataccattGAAAATGGCATTAAACAACATAAtgttctttttaacaaaaaagaatcgAACATTTGTGCTCTCTGTCGTAAAAACTTTGATCAAAAGTTGGAACTAGAAGCTCATATATGCAAATCTGagaagaaatcaatattttacgaAGCCCTGAAAAGCAATCAAGTGAAGGGCTATATTTGCAGTCTATGCcttaaatgtttcattcattttcacACATTTCAGCATCATATGTTTGAGCATGCTAAACAGCATGAATGTAAAACATGTGGTAAGCTTTTCTTTACTGCTGACAGTCTTGAAGCACACTGCTTGCAAAGTCACAAACCCCCAATGCATCCTTGTATTGTATGCAAAGAAAAGTTCATCAGTAAGAATGATCTCATCGCACATTGCTTTTCACATCTGGGATcaggtgaatattttatatgtggTTTGTGCAAACAGTGTTTCAAAGGACGAGAAGATCTTCAAAAACATAGTCCATGCTTTACGAACACTGGAACGTCTTAA